ACGTATAATACTGGCGATACTATTTCAGCAGACGTATTTGAAGCAGGTGAAAGAGTAGATATTTCCGGAAAATCAAAAGGGAAAGGTTTCCAGGGGGTTATCAAACGACACAACCAGTCGCGTGGACCAATGGGACATGGCTCTAAATACCACAGAAGACCTGGTTCGATGGGGGCGTCTTCATATCCCTCGAGAGTTTTCAAAGGGAAAAAATTACCTGGGCAAATGGGTAATAAAAATGTAACAGCACTTAATCTGGAAGTAGTAAAAGTTATTGCTGAAGAGAATGTTATGCTCATTAAAGGCGCTGTTCCAGGTGTTAGAGGAACGCTGATTACTATCGAAACAAGCGTAAAAGCATAATTACTTAGTCTGAAAGGAGGAACACAAATGCCTAAAATTGACATTTTAGATGTAAAAGGAAATGTAGTAGGAGACGTCGAATTAAGTGAAGCTGTATTTGGGATTGAACCCAATGAACCAGTAGTTCATGAAGTGGTTGTGGCTTTACTGGCAAATAGAAGACAGGGAACCCGTTCTGCTAAAACTCGTTCGGAAGTACGTGGTGGTGGACGTAAACCTTGGAGACAAAAAGGAACAGGCCGGGCAAGAGCTGGTACAATCCGTTCACCATTATGGAAAGGTGGCGGGGTGATTTTTGCACCGAA
This genomic interval from Eubacteriaceae bacterium ES3 contains the following:
- the rplC gene encoding 50S ribosomal protein L3, whose protein sequence is MKKAIIGRKIGMTQVFGENGVAIPVTVVEAGPCLVVQKKTMETDGYEAVQLAFGEVKERRMTKPLKGHYDKNGVEYKKVIKEFKLDDYATYNTGDTISADVFEAGERVDISGKSKGKGFQGVIKRHNQSRGPMGHGSKYHRRPGSMGASSYPSRVFKGKKLPGQMGNKNVTALNLEVVKVIAEENVMLIKGAVPGVRGTLITIETSVKA